One genomic segment of Chitinophaga sancti includes these proteins:
- a CDS encoding outer membrane beta-barrel protein, translated as MSFYKHVFVYLILFASFTVHAQQTGKIYGQLSDTVTHQQLKNAFITITQDNIIRQSIFSDHTGGFSADNIPFGQYILNISFQGLAPIQKAFTINGNQKEVNMDTIYMFIRVKELDTIVVQEPPIVMKNDTLEYNSSRFKTKEYAALVELLKMLPGIQIRNDGTITINGQPVDQITVDGEPFFSGEPSKALEHLPAEIVKKIQVYATNIHNNMPGPPPPPGFPGSKTLNIVLKADKRKGNFGKAGSGAGTGDTYMLSGDLNHMNGGQQLSIIADAGNVDKEKTGTDPIQQSNGIRRVMNGGVNYRDSRNALFKFNGNYLANDTRSEVESRSQILHIFPGDSSTSLSQFTNGVNNIRSHRFNGKIDINPDERTTLSIIPMVNLQISDNTSVQQSMQHYASSGERLYQSSGTSNSNSNNTQLSSNFQLTHRAKKMGELLMANLNIRNYENKRSSLNETLTEYASYSKNIHQLTDNKSGSFNVGANMMYTIPLGEKYNFTAQGSYGFNRDNNIYDTYKFNDANQHYDQLDSSQSNNFVSNYHSGVAQASIRRQAGKLNITLGGGLQGDWLLTDNVSEHTQLSRRFINVLPQAMVSISPKGGKTLMLGYNGRPMAISIQQLQPVTVTSDSLFIQEGNPGLKQPYTHTLNLSYNAIKTGTMQLFTISMGASVTKHSIAQSTTLLDNGGQLTKPVNLEGAQSANITLNYSTSALEGRLAFNMMGTAAYSKSPVLSNGARNDSRTFTTNSDLTCTYNDQKGWDLSLSVGPGYNIMTTGSGVTTNYFQTGITGKGCYSWKNLESGLTWYYNFNSSLPSNYQPDFPILSPVVRYRFLKNRALQASMTCVDLLNQQSGASRSVSASMVADSWTRTRGRYLLISLTYNFRHFK; from the coding sequence ATGAGTTTTTATAAGCACGTATTTGTTTACCTGATATTATTTGCCTCCTTTACAGTGCACGCCCAACAAACCGGCAAAATATATGGCCAGCTGTCTGATACTGTTACCCATCAACAGCTCAAAAACGCATTTATTACTATCACACAGGATAATATTATCAGGCAATCCATCTTCTCAGATCATACAGGTGGTTTCAGCGCTGACAATATTCCTTTTGGGCAGTACATCCTTAACATTTCGTTTCAGGGCCTCGCCCCTATACAAAAAGCTTTTACCATAAACGGCAATCAAAAGGAAGTAAACATGGATACCATCTATATGTTCATCCGGGTAAAAGAACTGGATACCATTGTAGTACAGGAACCTCCCATCGTGATGAAGAATGATACCCTTGAATATAATTCCAGTCGCTTCAAAACAAAAGAATATGCTGCACTTGTAGAACTGCTTAAAATGCTTCCAGGCATACAGATCCGGAATGATGGCACTATTACTATCAATGGTCAGCCTGTAGACCAGATCACAGTAGATGGTGAGCCCTTTTTCTCAGGGGAACCTTCTAAAGCACTTGAACACCTGCCCGCAGAGATTGTAAAAAAGATCCAGGTATATGCTACCAACATCCACAACAATATGCCCGGCCCACCGCCCCCACCGGGTTTCCCGGGTAGCAAAACCCTGAACATCGTATTGAAGGCGGACAAAAGAAAAGGTAACTTCGGTAAAGCTGGTTCAGGTGCCGGTACAGGAGATACCTACATGCTGAGTGGTGACCTGAACCATATGAATGGCGGTCAGCAGCTTTCTATCATTGCAGATGCAGGTAATGTAGACAAAGAGAAAACCGGCACTGATCCCATACAACAAAGCAATGGGATCAGACGGGTGATGAACGGCGGTGTGAACTACCGCGACAGCCGTAATGCTTTATTTAAGTTTAACGGCAACTACCTGGCCAATGACACCCGCAGCGAAGTTGAATCCAGATCACAGATACTCCACATATTTCCAGGTGACTCCTCTACTTCCCTGAGCCAGTTTACCAACGGAGTAAATAATATACGCTCACACCGCTTTAATGGTAAGATAGATATTAATCCGGATGAGCGGACTACCCTCAGCATCATACCGATGGTAAACCTGCAAATTTCGGATAATACCAGTGTGCAACAAAGTATGCAACATTATGCAAGTTCAGGTGAGCGGCTCTATCAATCATCCGGTACAAGCAATTCTAATAGTAATAACACACAGCTAAGTTCAAATTTCCAACTCACCCATCGTGCTAAAAAGATGGGTGAACTGCTCATGGCAAACCTGAACATACGCAATTATGAAAACAAGCGCAGCTCTTTGAACGAAACCCTGACGGAATATGCATCCTACAGCAAAAATATTCATCAGCTGACGGACAATAAAAGCGGTAGCTTCAATGTCGGTGCCAATATGATGTATACCATACCACTGGGTGAAAAATATAATTTCACAGCACAGGGTAGTTATGGTTTTAACAGGGACAATAACATCTACGACACCTACAAATTCAATGATGCCAACCAACACTATGATCAGCTGGATTCCAGCCAGAGTAATAACTTCGTCAGCAACTATCACAGCGGGGTAGCACAGGCTTCCATCAGGAGGCAGGCAGGCAAACTAAATATCACTTTAGGTGGAGGCCTGCAAGGCGATTGGCTGCTGACAGACAATGTGAGTGAACACACACAACTTTCCCGTCGCTTTATCAACGTGCTACCACAGGCGATGGTGAGTATTAGCCCGAAAGGTGGAAAAACATTGATGTTGGGTTATAACGGCAGGCCGATGGCGATATCTATACAGCAATTACAACCCGTGACCGTAACATCAGATTCTCTCTTCATACAGGAAGGCAATCCTGGTCTGAAACAACCATATACCCACACCCTTAACCTGAGTTACAATGCCATTAAGACGGGCACTATGCAGCTCTTTACCATCAGCATGGGTGCCAGTGTCACAAAACATAGCATTGCGCAGTCTACCACCTTACTCGATAATGGTGGCCAGCTAACTAAACCAGTGAACCTGGAAGGTGCGCAAAGTGCTAACATCACCCTCAATTACTCAACTTCTGCACTGGAGGGCAGGTTGGCCTTCAATATGATGGGAACTGCTGCATATTCAAAGAGTCCTGTGTTGAGCAATGGAGCACGGAATGACAGCCGTACCTTCACAACCAATAGTGATTTGACCTGTACCTACAATGACCAGAAAGGCTGGGACCTGAGCCTCAGCGTTGGCCCGGGGTATAATATCATGACGACAGGTAGTGGCGTAACGACCAACTATTTCCAAACTGGTATCACCGGTAAAGGATGCTATTCATGGAAGAACCTGGAAAGCGGGTTAACCTGGTATTATAACTTCAACAGCAGTCTGCCCTCAAATTACCAGCCCGATTTCCCCATTCTTTCACCAGTGGTACGCTACCGGTTTTTAAAAAACAGGGCGTTGCAGGCGAGTATGACGTGTGTAGATCTGTTGAATCAGCAGTCTGGTGCCAGCAGGAGTGTGAGTGCTTCGATGGTTGCTGATTCATGGACAAGGACGAGGGGACGTTACTTACTAATCAGTTTGACATACAATTTTAGGCATTTCAAATAA
- a CDS encoding phosphatase PAP2 family protein, whose amino-acid sequence MKIIYTLIFCSLIILLHTTASAQNDTTHVPADSASAKEQLDSIQHNKPLTEEDTAISYRINGVYLKSIWTDLKYTVSRPAHWEKRDFIRLGIVVGGAGILMTAADYEVKQFLLRNHTSGWNAITGQIEPFGNAYSPYLIGGMYLAGVIAKDRKLENAGLMSAKSLLISTLLYTTAKSVIRRGRPTYFDSPFDYNRPFTMNKEHTSFPSGHMNTVTTVATALAEIYGEKHPWVPWVTYSIAIATGATRMYQIRHWSSDVWVGASLGYFVTKSIFRHQREMERKKALAARAAAM is encoded by the coding sequence TTGAAGATCATTTATACGCTTATTTTCTGTTCGCTGATTATTTTATTACATACAACAGCCAGTGCTCAGAATGATACGACCCATGTACCAGCAGACAGCGCTAGCGCTAAAGAACAACTGGATAGTATACAGCATAATAAACCCTTGACGGAAGAAGATACTGCCATCAGTTACCGCATCAATGGAGTATACCTGAAGAGTATATGGACAGATTTAAAATATACGGTGTCCCGCCCTGCTCATTGGGAGAAGCGCGACTTTATACGTTTAGGTATAGTCGTGGGTGGTGCAGGTATATTGATGACCGCAGCCGATTATGAAGTGAAGCAGTTCCTGCTGCGCAATCATACCAGTGGATGGAATGCTATTACCGGGCAAATCGAGCCATTTGGGAATGCGTATTCCCCTTACCTGATTGGTGGAATGTACCTGGCTGGCGTGATCGCAAAAGACCGGAAACTCGAGAATGCGGGGCTCATGTCAGCAAAATCCTTGTTGATTTCAACACTGCTCTATACCACTGCCAAGTCTGTTATTCGCCGTGGACGACCTACCTATTTTGATTCTCCGTTTGACTACAACCGGCCGTTTACTATGAATAAGGAACATACGTCCTTCCCTTCAGGACATATGAATACGGTGACTACGGTGGCGACCGCACTGGCGGAGATTTATGGGGAGAAGCATCCGTGGGTACCGTGGGTGACGTATAGTATTGCGATTGCGACAGGAGCAACGAGAATGTACCAGATCAGGCATTGGAGTAGTGATGTATGGGTAGGCGCTTCGCTCGGGTATTTTGTGACGAAGAGTATATTCCGGCATCAGCGGGAAATGGAACGGAAGAAGGCATTGGCAGCGAGAGCAGCCGCGATGTAA
- a CDS encoding Sir2 family NAD-dependent protein deacetylase: MKLRMVVLTGAGVSAESGLRTFRDSDGLWEGYNVYEVASPDGWKKDPQLVLDFYNMRRQDILKAQPNAAHTGLADLQAHFDLHIITQNIDDLHERGGARQVWHLHGEITKMRSVLDTERTYPYNDDIRLGDLAADGGQLRPFIVWFGEEVPMIEQAVTLVRQADIFVVIGTSLLVYPAAGLLDIVPRHVPVYVIDKNLPQVKQRPYLHLIEKSATEGVAELKELLQTYIKG; encoded by the coding sequence ATGAAACTGCGGATGGTTGTATTAACAGGAGCGGGCGTTAGTGCAGAGAGCGGCTTAAGAACGTTTCGTGACAGCGATGGACTGTGGGAAGGTTATAATGTATACGAAGTGGCCTCTCCGGATGGCTGGAAGAAGGATCCCCAGCTGGTGCTGGACTTTTATAATATGCGCAGACAGGATATACTGAAGGCGCAACCCAATGCTGCGCATACAGGACTGGCGGACCTTCAGGCGCATTTTGACCTGCATATCATTACCCAGAATATCGATGACCTGCATGAAAGAGGCGGTGCCAGGCAGGTTTGGCATTTACATGGGGAGATCACTAAAATGAGGAGTGTATTGGATACAGAACGTACTTACCCTTATAATGACGATATCCGATTGGGCGATCTGGCAGCAGATGGTGGGCAGTTACGACCTTTCATTGTATGGTTTGGAGAGGAAGTACCTATGATAGAACAGGCGGTTACGCTGGTAAGACAGGCGGATATTTTCGTGGTGATTGGTACGTCGTTGCTGGTGTATCCGGCAGCAGGATTACTGGATATTGTGCCGCGACATGTACCCGTGTACGTGATAGATAAAAATCTGCCGCAGGTAAAGCAGCGGCCATATTTGCATTTGATAGAGAAGTCTGCTACAGAAGGGGTGGCGGAACTGAAAGAATTATTGCAAACATATATTAAAGGCTGA
- a CDS encoding saccharopine dehydrogenase C-terminal domain-containing protein: MKNILLFGAGKSATCLIDYLLVNAPRQKWHVTVADHDLMLIKSKTGKSYYVTPAAINIQDEAARQQLIQETDLVISLLPPPLHIIVAKDCLKFGKNLLTASYIDPEIKALEKEIENAGLLFMYEMGLDPGIDHMSAMKLIHSIEKKGGQISSFKSYCGGLISPESNDNPWQYKISWNARNIVMAGSSGAIYKEKGKVKETDYLHLFDQSKTIQIPTLGKLAWYPNRDSLAYMKAYKLEDIQTFMRATLRYPDFCEGWSTLVKLGLTDDTTKIQTDDMTYYQWASQNLKPAKDLSNEENIAHFLGISAKSKIIRQLKFLGLLNGEKIHQGTLTNAGVLQNIVESKLAMEPTDKDMIVMIHEIEFERRGITTRLHSYMIVQGEDHLRTAMAKTVGLPLGIMAKMILQGKVNLTGLQIPVTPDIYNPVLKELEEYNIRFEESFE; the protein is encoded by the coding sequence ATGAAGAATATTTTATTGTTTGGTGCCGGTAAATCGGCCACCTGCCTGATCGATTATCTGCTGGTAAATGCTCCCCGGCAGAAGTGGCATGTGACCGTAGCGGATCATGACCTGATGCTGATCAAGTCGAAAACCGGCAAGTCATACTATGTAACCCCGGCAGCCATCAACATCCAGGATGAAGCAGCCAGACAGCAGCTCATACAGGAAACTGATCTTGTAATATCTCTGCTCCCTCCGCCCCTACATATTATTGTAGCAAAGGACTGCCTGAAATTTGGCAAAAATCTGCTCACCGCATCTTATATCGATCCGGAAATAAAAGCGCTGGAAAAAGAAATTGAAAACGCCGGTCTTCTGTTCATGTACGAGATGGGGCTGGATCCCGGTATCGATCACATGAGCGCCATGAAACTGATCCATTCTATCGAAAAGAAAGGCGGACAAATTTCCTCGTTTAAATCTTATTGCGGCGGACTCATTTCTCCCGAGAGTAATGATAATCCATGGCAGTACAAGATCTCGTGGAATGCCCGCAATATCGTGATGGCGGGTAGTTCAGGCGCTATCTATAAGGAGAAAGGAAAGGTCAAAGAAACAGATTATCTGCACCTGTTTGATCAGAGCAAAACTATTCAGATCCCTACCCTGGGCAAACTCGCATGGTACCCTAACAGGGATTCACTGGCGTATATGAAAGCTTATAAGCTGGAAGATATCCAGACCTTCATGCGCGCTACCCTGCGGTATCCTGACTTCTGCGAGGGATGGAGTACACTCGTAAAACTGGGACTTACGGACGATACCACGAAGATCCAGACAGATGATATGACCTATTACCAATGGGCCAGTCAGAACCTGAAACCTGCGAAGGACCTGAGTAATGAAGAAAACATCGCTCATTTCCTGGGTATCTCTGCCAAGTCAAAGATCATTCGGCAGCTGAAGTTTTTAGGTTTACTGAATGGGGAAAAGATCCACCAGGGAACACTTACAAACGCCGGCGTGCTGCAGAATATCGTAGAGTCCAAACTGGCCATGGAACCGACTGACAAGGATATGATCGTGATGATCCATGAGATAGAATTTGAACGCAGAGGTATCACGACACGGTTGCATAGTTACATGATAGTACAGGGTGAAGATCACCTGCGTACCGCCATGGCAAAGACTGTGGGGCTGCCTTTAGGCATTATGGCAAAGATGATTTTGCAGGGTAAAGTGAACCTCACTGGTTTGCAGATACCTGTCACACCTGATATTTATAATCCTGTTCTGAAAGAACTGGAAGAGTATAATATTCGATTTGAGGAGAGTTTCGAATAG
- the gyrA gene encoding DNA gyrase subunit A: MSENTENSQDGRIVQINIEEQMKTAYIDYSMSVIVGRALPDVRDGLKPVHRRVLFGMSELGNNSNKPYKKSARIVGEVMGKYHPHGDASIYDTIVRLAQPWTLRYILVDGQGNFGSVDGDAPAAMRYTEIRLQKIAEAMLEDIDKETVDFSLNFDDTLEEPTVLPTRIPNLLVNGASGIAVGMATNIMPHNLSEVVDGLIAYIENKEITSEELIKYVKAPDFPTGGIIYGYEGVKQGFETGRGRVVVRGKVNVETTKAGRERLVIYELPYQINKAVLHQKIAQLADDKIIEGIAEVRDESDREGMRLVIDLKREAIANVVINQLYKYSELQTSYGINNVALVKGRPRVLALKDLLAEFVDFRHEVVVRRTRFDLRKAEEKAHILQGYLIALDHLDEVIALIRGSRTPEEAKDGLMSQFGLSELQSKAILELRLQRLTGMERDKIKEEYEEIMKLISHLKDILNDEGLRFKIIREELEDVKKRFGDERKTEIQYLASEMRMEDIIAEEDVVITISHLGYIKRTSAYDYRQQKRGGRGALGGKTREEDYIEHLFVASTHHTMLFFTEKGRCYWLKVYEIPEGEKSGKGRAIQNLINLPTDDKIRAIIDIKDLGDKDFINSNYIVLCTANGIIKKTLLEEFSRPRQNGVNAITINEGDQLLEAKLTNGNSEIMMAIKSGRAIRFPENTVRDTGRGAIGVRGIEVDNDKDEVVGMICVNKDENRTVLVVSENGFGKRTDIEEYRVTNRGGKGVKTINVTEKTGRLIAILDVTEKDDLMITCKSGITIRMAVGDIREAGRATQGVRLIRLDDTDQIAAVARLDEQEEQEVAQELENVEQEIAQQEISDAAATSGEEATDEDQAPTEEAPTE, from the coding sequence ATGTCAGAAAATACTGAAAATTCTCAGGACGGAAGGATTGTCCAGATTAACATCGAGGAGCAGATGAAAACGGCTTACATCGATTACTCAATGTCAGTAATCGTAGGTCGTGCGCTTCCCGATGTAAGGGACGGTTTGAAACCCGTGCACCGCAGGGTGTTGTTTGGTATGAGTGAGCTGGGTAACAACAGCAATAAACCCTACAAGAAATCAGCCCGTATTGTGGGTGAGGTAATGGGTAAATACCATCCTCACGGCGATGCTTCCATTTATGACACCATTGTACGTCTTGCACAGCCCTGGACATTGCGCTACATTCTTGTAGACGGTCAGGGTAACTTCGGCTCCGTGGATGGTGACGCGCCAGCGGCCATGCGTTATACGGAGATCCGTCTGCAAAAAATTGCAGAAGCTATGCTGGAAGATATCGATAAAGAAACAGTGGATTTCTCCCTGAACTTTGACGATACGCTCGAAGAACCTACTGTATTGCCAACCCGCATCCCCAACCTGCTGGTGAATGGTGCATCTGGTATCGCTGTAGGTATGGCTACGAACATCATGCCCCACAACCTGAGCGAGGTCGTGGATGGTCTGATCGCTTATATTGAAAATAAAGAGATCACCAGTGAAGAGCTGATTAAATATGTGAAGGCGCCTGACTTCCCAACCGGTGGTATCATCTACGGTTATGAAGGTGTAAAACAGGGTTTTGAAACTGGTCGTGGTCGCGTGGTAGTACGTGGTAAAGTCAATGTAGAAACTACCAAAGCCGGTCGTGAGCGCCTGGTGATCTATGAACTGCCTTACCAGATTAACAAGGCGGTACTGCACCAGAAGATTGCACAACTGGCCGATGATAAGATCATAGAAGGTATCGCTGAAGTACGCGATGAAAGTGACCGTGAAGGTATGCGCCTGGTAATCGATCTGAAACGTGAAGCGATTGCAAACGTTGTGATCAACCAGCTGTATAAATATTCTGAGCTGCAGACTTCTTATGGTATCAACAACGTGGCGCTTGTAAAAGGCCGTCCACGCGTATTGGCACTGAAAGACCTGCTGGCTGAATTCGTAGACTTCCGCCATGAAGTTGTGGTGAGAAGAACACGTTTCGACCTGCGTAAAGCGGAAGAAAAAGCACACATCTTACAGGGTTACCTGATCGCTTTGGATCACCTGGATGAAGTGATTGCTTTGATCCGTGGTTCACGCACTCCTGAAGAAGCAAAAGACGGATTGATGAGTCAGTTCGGCCTGAGCGAGCTTCAGTCAAAAGCTATCCTGGAACTGCGTTTACAACGTCTGACAGGTATGGAGCGTGATAAGATCAAGGAAGAATATGAGGAGATCATGAAACTGATCAGCCACCTGAAAGATATATTGAATGACGAAGGGCTGCGTTTCAAAATTATCCGTGAAGAACTGGAAGATGTGAAGAAACGTTTCGGCGACGAGCGTAAAACTGAAATTCAGTACCTGGCCAGCGAAATGAGAATGGAAGATATCATCGCCGAAGAAGATGTGGTGATCACCATTTCACACCTGGGATATATCAAACGTACTTCTGCATACGACTACCGTCAGCAGAAACGCGGTGGCCGTGGTGCACTGGGTGGCAAGACCCGTGAAGAAGATTATATCGAGCACCTGTTCGTTGCTTCTACCCACCATACTATGTTGTTCTTTACAGAAAAAGGACGTTGTTACTGGCTGAAAGTATACGAAATTCCTGAAGGAGAGAAGAGCGGCAAGGGTAGAGCGATTCAGAACCTGATCAACCTGCCTACCGACGATAAGATCCGTGCGATCATTGATATCAAGGACCTGGGTGATAAAGACTTTATCAACAGCAATTATATCGTACTCTGTACAGCAAATGGTATCATCAAGAAAACCCTGCTGGAAGAGTTCTCCCGCCCACGGCAGAACGGTGTAAATGCAATTACCATTAATGAAGGTGACCAGTTGCTGGAAGCTAAGCTCACAAATGGTAACAGCGAAATCATGATGGCGATTAAGAGTGGCCGTGCCATCCGCTTCCCTGAAAACACAGTACGTGATACAGGTCGTGGTGCGATCGGTGTAAGAGGTATCGAAGTGGACAATGATAAGGACGAGGTAGTTGGTATGATTTGTGTAAATAAGGACGAAAATCGTACGGTACTGGTGGTTTCTGAAAACGGTTTTGGTAAGCGTACAGATATAGAAGAGTATAGGGTTACCAACCGTGGCGGTAAGGGGGTAAAAACCATTAACGTAACGGAGAAAACAGGCCGTCTGATTGCTATCCTGGACGTAACTGAAAAGGATGACCTGATGATCACCTGTAAATCCGGTATCACGATCCGTATGGCAGTAGGCGATATCCGCGAAGCGGGCAGAGCTACCCAGGGTGTGAGACTGATCCGCCTGGATGATACTGATCAGATTGCGGCAGTAGCCCGTCTGGATGAGCAGGAAGAACAGGAGGTAGCGCAGGAGCTGGAAAACGTTGAGCAGGAGATCGCTCAGCAGGAAATCAGTGATGCTGCAGCTACCAGCGGTGAAGAGGCAACTGATGAAGATCAGGCCCCTACCGAGGAAGCACCTACTGAATAA
- a CDS encoding sigma-70 family RNA polymerase sigma factor, whose protein sequence is MNIKNSQELTDEELLQRYKSDDNSQWVGILFDRYAILLLGMCMKYLKNEEDARDSVQQIFLKVLADINKHQVQFFRAWIYMVTKNHCLMQLRQRNQVRQEEVNEKHLNDPAPPEEKATLAEKEVLLTNMEQALEQLNDEQRICVKLFYLEKCSYSEITEKTGYSLLQVKSYIQNGKRNLKLLLSKQGKQ, encoded by the coding sequence GTGAATATCAAGAACAGCCAGGAATTAACAGACGAAGAACTGCTGCAACGGTATAAATCCGATGACAACAGCCAATGGGTAGGCATCCTGTTTGACAGGTACGCCATCCTCCTACTCGGTATGTGCATGAAATACCTTAAAAATGAGGAAGATGCAAGGGATAGTGTGCAACAGATCTTTTTGAAGGTATTAGCAGATATCAACAAACACCAGGTACAGTTTTTCAGAGCATGGATTTATATGGTCACCAAAAACCATTGTCTCATGCAACTCAGACAACGCAACCAGGTAAGACAGGAAGAAGTAAACGAAAAACACCTGAACGATCCCGCCCCTCCTGAAGAAAAAGCTACCTTAGCAGAGAAAGAAGTGCTCCTTACTAATATGGAACAGGCACTGGAACAGCTGAATGATGAACAACGTATCTGCGTAAAATTGTTCTATCTTGAAAAATGCTCTTATTCAGAGATTACGGAAAAGACAGGATATAGTTTGCTACAGGTAAAGAGCTATATTCAAAACGGGAAAAGAAATTTGAAGTTGTTATTAAGCAAACAAGGAAAGCAATAA
- a CDS encoding tetratricopeptide repeat protein, with protein MSSNLENNDKILKIFSTVRCMNRDQLPRYLDGRLTDLEKHLLEQHLVDCDLCFDALQTLSQAKHREQYQPLSVNIQQYIRNSVRKVSTTQKVERYQRLEQKKESLLIYFWVVAAVALGAGGFYLVQHQNRFRAMNPVQQIAAADKETEPIQTSHSQPVVQATEAAAATAHAAPVADTLQRRPPVPGEVKPIPVVKKDTIRTASAPVAPKPAPSKDSVKKTPPAEQKDDKSTLQQAKKEEKSTLQPAKETPAPVAEKKETPPAPQKEKEKDDDDDKKTADVQPTGTDEFLYKAAMVYHQQGDLNEAISRYKHLSDSKSKYGELSRYQLAVCYRSKGQTGKARRMFKEVVRMNGPMKDKAQSALDSL; from the coding sequence ATGAGCAGTAATTTGGAAAATAACGATAAGATACTCAAAATCTTCAGCACGGTTAGGTGTATGAACAGGGACCAGTTGCCCCGTTATTTAGACGGACGGCTCACGGACCTGGAAAAGCATTTGCTGGAACAGCACCTGGTGGATTGTGATCTTTGTTTTGATGCGTTGCAAACATTGTCGCAGGCAAAGCATAGAGAGCAGTACCAACCCCTGTCAGTGAATATACAGCAGTATATCCGTAATAGTGTGCGCAAGGTATCGACTACGCAGAAGGTAGAACGGTATCAGCGGTTGGAGCAGAAGAAAGAAAGTTTACTGATATATTTCTGGGTAGTCGCGGCCGTAGCACTAGGTGCTGGCGGGTTTTATCTGGTACAGCACCAGAACCGGTTCAGGGCGATGAATCCGGTACAGCAGATAGCGGCAGCTGATAAAGAAACAGAACCAATTCAGACGAGTCATAGTCAGCCGGTAGTACAGGCCACGGAAGCGGCAGCTGCTACGGCTCATGCTGCTCCCGTGGCAGATACCCTGCAACGGAGGCCGCCTGTACCAGGGGAGGTTAAACCCATCCCTGTGGTGAAAAAGGACACCATCCGAACGGCATCGGCGCCCGTAGCACCAAAACCCGCTCCTTCAAAAGATTCGGTAAAGAAAACTCCTCCTGCAGAGCAGAAGGACGATAAGTCTACTTTACAACAGGCCAAAAAGGAGGAAAAATCCACTTTACAACCGGCCAAAGAAACTCCTGCGCCCGTAGCAGAGAAAAAAGAAACCCCTCCCGCTCCTCAAAAAGAGAAGGAAAAGGATGATGACGATGATAAAAAGACAGCCGATGTACAACCCACAGGTACGGATGAATTCCTGTACAAGGCAGCGATGGTCTACCATCAGCAAGGGGATTTAAACGAAGCGATTTCGAGGTATAAACACCTTTCAGACAGTAAGTCCAAATATGGGGAGCTGTCCCGTTATCAACTGGCTGTGTGCTATCGTAGCAAAGGCCAGACAGGAAAAGCCCGCCGGATGTTTAAAGAAGTTGTACGGATGAATGGGCCAATGAAAGATAAAGCCCAGTCTGCACTGGATAGTTTGTAA
- a CDS encoding C40 family peptidase, producing MPYAITVVPVMPLRAEPAHRSEMISQALWGECVTITVHGQDGWVKVKCQYDEYEGWATINHLEIIEEELFNAPYTHYTAKWVNTVSMNGQPMQVPLGCLVKATDEVVTIWGKYTVQFEESLLKPFLDEAGLRERAFQFLNTAYLWGGKSVYGVDCSGFTQTVFKTLGILLMRDAYQQATQGTVVDFLQEVRLGDLAFFDNEAGRITHVGILLNDHEIIHSSGRVRVDPIDNQGIINSGTGVRTHNLRIIKRYI from the coding sequence ATGCCATATGCAATTACGGTGGTGCCTGTCATGCCTTTAAGGGCAGAACCTGCCCACAGAAGTGAAATGATCTCACAGGCATTGTGGGGAGAATGCGTAACCATCACAGTACACGGACAAGATGGCTGGGTTAAGGTAAAATGTCAGTACGATGAATACGAGGGGTGGGCGACTATTAACCACCTGGAAATCATTGAAGAAGAATTATTTAATGCGCCCTATACACACTACACTGCCAAATGGGTCAACACTGTCAGTATGAACGGTCAGCCTATGCAGGTTCCTTTGGGCTGCCTGGTAAAAGCCACCGATGAGGTTGTAACAATTTGGGGAAAGTATACGGTACAATTTGAGGAAAGCCTTTTAAAACCATTTTTGGACGAGGCAGGCCTGCGTGAACGGGCGTTTCAGTTCCTGAATACAGCCTATTTGTGGGGTGGAAAGTCTGTATACGGCGTGGATTGTTCCGGCTTTACACAGACGGTATTTAAGACACTGGGGATCTTATTAATGAGGGATGCTTATCAGCAGGCCACACAGGGTACGGTAGTAGATTTTTTACAGGAGGTGAGACTGGGAGACCTGGCGTTTTTTGACAATGAAGCGGGTAGGATCACGCATGTAGGGATCCTGTTGAATGATCACGAAATCATACATTCTTCTGGTAGGGTAAGGGTAGATCCGATAGATAATCAGGGTATCATTAATTCCGGGACAGGCGTGCGCACTCACAACCTCAGAATCATCAAACGATATATCTGA